Within Bacillota bacterium, the genomic segment ATACAGTCCGGATGGGTGTTCAGATTGCACACCCGGTGCCGTCGCGTAGGAAAGGGTAGTAAAGGCAATACATTTGACTCCACGCTTCCTGCCTTCGATAGCCAGCTCTACGACCTCACAGGTAGTGCCACTCACCGATCCGATTATGAGAACATCGCCCGGCTCTACGTTGCTCAGGTCAAGCACGTGTCTCACGAGTAGGAGACGATTCTCAATACTCGTCTTGCGGGGCTTCTTGCCTCGAGGATGGGTTACAGGATTTGCTACATTGACACCGAATGACAGTGGCGCCACAAACAGGGGACCTCCAGCGCGCCCAACGGCTTCATGGGTAAGTATATGGCCTGTATCATGAATATGTACGACCCCACCATGCGCCATCGAATCGGCTATTAAGTCTGCTGCCCTGGAAATGCTCTCCTGCTGAGAATCCTCTAGTGTGCGCAGGAGTTGGTAAATCACCTCGAAATACTTCCTTGCCATCATAAACGGTCGCCGCACGAATTCCTGCCCTTTGCTGAGCAGGAAAGTGCAATGCCTCCTTCCGCAGCGTTCTTGATTTCAGCACGCAATTTCTCCAAAAGGATCTGGTCCACATCCACCCCAGCTTCACGAAGGGCTATCGCACAAGCTCCCACCACCTGTCCAGCTCTTGCCGGGATGATGGTGGCGCCAGGAAGCCAATCTTTGAGAGTCTCCCGCAGGGGGTTCAAGATGAGGTCCCCTGACTCAAATACTCCACCAGAGAGCACACAAGGGAAAGACTCAGCTTCCGCACCCAAATGTTTTGCGCAGGCAAGGGCCGCAAGGGCGAGTTCTCGCGCCGCTCGGCGAAAGATCTCTATTGAGACTCGGTCGCCTTTGGATGCCTCTTTCGCCACGACACGGGCGATTCCTGCTATTCGATCTCGTCTCTGCAACTTCCCCCTGTACAATTCATCCGTCAATAGACGTATAGTAGTGAGCCCCAGGTATTTGGGGATGACCTGAGTGAGAACGGTTTCCTCGCCACGCCTGTCATAGCCTCTAACGGCCGCCTTGAGCCCCTCTAGCCCTATCCAAAAAGCACTTCCTTCGTCGCCAATAAGGGTCCCCCAGCCCCCCACCGCATGAGTCCTGCCATCCTCCGTCTTGAGCCACGCGAACGAACCTGTGCCCGCGATGATCACCATTCCCCACGTTGAAACCAAGCAACTTGCAAGACCAGCCTCGGCCTCACCGACAAAGACAAGACGGTCTGTGGAAACAAGCCCATCTAGCGCATTCACGCAGATCTCACGTGGGGTAGGGCTCGCAACGCAAACTGCGGCCAAACTAGGATGCTCCCTCTCCGTGGTGCTTCCTATGGTGTTCTTCAACGATGATATCGCCTCACCGATGGCCTGCCTAAAAGACTGGGTAGCGACCTCCGGTTCCACAAAATTGATGTTGGCAGGACCTCCGCGGCCATAGCCCAGGACCTCCCCGTTACAGTTGACGACAGCGCAGGTAGTATTTGTCCCACCACCCGCCAGGCCCATTACACAAAGCCCTATGTCCACCATGCACGCACCCATCCTCACTTTCATCGGTTATCGAGGTGGCATTCCCTCCAGAGTAACTGTGAATTTGTATTTGTCTGCCCTGTAGGTAGAAACAACAAACATGATCGGTGTCCCATCCATGGAATGGTATATTCGTTCCATTCGAAGCACCGGATCACCCTCTGCTATCGTCAACAACTGAGCATCCCTTCCCGAAGCAAGAGCTGCTTCGAGGGTCTGTATGGCATATGCGAATTTCTGGCCATACTTGCTTTCAATCAGTGCATTCAGCGAATTCCCCTCTAAATCGTCATCAATGAGTGTCGGGCAGAGACGATAGACAACATATGCTGTCTCGATAGCCATGGGTTTGCTGTCCGCAAGCCTAACCCTGTCTATGAAGATCAC encodes:
- a CDS encoding sugar isomerase domain-containing protein, translating into MMARKYFEVIYQLLRTLEDSQQESISRAADLIADSMAHGGVVHIHDTGHILTHEAVGRAGGPLFVAPLSFGVNVANPVTHPRGKKPRKTSIENRLLLVRHVLDLSNVEPGDVLIIGSVSGTTCEVVELAIEGRKRGVKCIAFTTLSYATAPGVQSEHPSGLYLYQVCDVCINHPGEIGDAALEVPGLDAKVCPTSGITAVCAFWAVIGEAMLKLTERGVVPSVLRKVHIEGAEDFNAKMKERYELLGY
- a CDS encoding GntR family transcriptional regulator; protein product: MTVRRSLMELTGEGILYRQQGKGTFVAGPKIIQHLAIITSFTQDMLARGMKPSSRVLEKGFLNAPKGLADKLKTAIGEPVIFIDRVRLADSKPMAIETAYVVYRLCPTLIDDDLEGNSLNALIESKYGQKFAYAIQTLEAALASGRDAQLLTIAEGDPVLRMERIYHSMDGTPIMFVVSTYRADKYKFTVTLEGMPPR